The Elusimicrobiota bacterium sequence AATTCCGATCGCCCCGGGCCTGGGCGCTGGCCTTGATGGGCACCCACGAATACCTGCGCCGGTTCAACGGAGACCGGCAGGTGAATCAGATTCGCGACACCCTGACGGACCTTTTGATGGGGCTCCACGACCGCACCGCCACCCCCGAGTGGCCCTGGTTTGAGGATTCGGTCACCTATATGAACGCCGGTTTATCGCATGCGCTGATCTTAAACGGCCGCGAGACCTCCCGAGCCCGCGTTCTGGAGACGGGTTTAAAAACCCTGCGCTGGCTCACGAAGATTCAGACCACCGAGGGGGGTTATCTCCGCCCGATTGGCTCCAACGGCTTTTACAAACGCGGCGGCGAGCGGGCCCATTATGATCAGCAGCCGATCGAGGTTCAGGCGATGGTGTCGGCGTGTCTGGAGGCTTACCGGTGCACCTCGGATGACTACTGGTTCACTCAGGCGCGCCGAGCCTTCGACTGGTTTTTGGGACGCAACGACCTGGGTCTTTTCCTTTACGATCCCACGACCGGCGGCTGCCGGGACGGGCTTCACGTGGATCGCGTGAACCAGAACCAGGGGGCCGAATCCACCCTGGCGTTTCTCGTCTCGCTGGCCGAGATGCAGCAGGCGCACAACGAATTGGCCGCTTTTCAACACCCGGCCCTTATTCAATGAAACGACCCCTCTTAAACTCCAGAATCCTCACCGTTCGCCGGACGGAGATCCGGCTGGCCCCCGACCAAAGCCGGGTTGTTTTGCGGCATTTGAGGTTCGGGACCGATGAGGAGTATGTCCGGATCATCCGCCGGGCGCTGGCCCTTTCGGAGGCGGATGTGCACCGAACGTTGAATCGCGTTTTGGCGGAGTTTTCGTCCCGCCATCGGCAGTTGAGCGACCATTTTTTGACACGGTTTCGCCACGTCGAACAGTTTCTGCCTGCCTCGTCGGCAGGCGGGCCTGCCGACAGCGACCTGTCGGAAGACCGAAAACAGCTGATCGGTTCCTATTTCCTCTTCGAATATTCCGTCGAATCGGCCGGGCTGTTCAACCCCTCGATCATTCCCCATCCGGATCAATCGGGTCTGCCGGAAGGGCACCTGCGTTTTCTCCTGAGTTTGAGGTCAACCGGAGAGGGGCACCTGTCCTCCATTTCTTTCCGCAGTGGGGTCATCGACGACCGCCGCGGCATTTCCATTGATCCGCCGGCACGGTTTTTGACGGAACCCGAGCTGATCGAAAACCCCTCCTACCACAAAACGCTCTTCGGGCGAAAAGCCGCGGAGCTGGGCCTGGCCGGCGAATGGACGGACCATGTCCTGGACCGCTTGCCGGACACCTTCACGCTGACCAACCTCCGCGACAGCCTGCGGGACGCTCTTGGGGCGACGGCCAACCGGCGTTTTGAAGATCACCCCATCGCCGAAAGTCTGTGGCTTCTGGCCAAGTGCAATTATGAGATCTGCTTTCCCCCGGAGCAGGACCTTTCCGAATGCGTCATCATGCCGGTCACCCCGCTGCAAAGCAACGGCATCGAAGACGTGCGCCTCGTCGCGCACCAGGAAGAGAACGGCCAAACGATTTACTACGCCACCTACACCGCCTACGACGGCCGCCATGTGCTGCCTCAACTGTTCACCACGGAGGACTTCCGGCATTTTAAATTCACCACCTTAAACGGCCCCGGCGCAAAGAACAAAGGCATGGCCTTATTCCCCCGAAAGATTAATGGCCTCTACACGATGCTCTCCCGCCAGGATGGAGACAGCCTCTTCCTCACCACCTCCGACAACATCCATTTCTGGTCCGAGACCCGGCGAATCATAGAACCGGTCTATCCCTGGGAGGTCGTGAAGATGGGCAACTGCGGTTCCCCCATCGAAACAAAGGATGGCTGGCTCGTTCTCAGCCACGGCGTAGGCCCCTTGCGGCAATATTGCCTCGGGGCTTTTCTCCTGGATCGGAACGACCCTTCCCGGGTCATCGGACGTCTGCGCGAGCCTTTGATGCGTCCCGAAGGGATTGAGCGGGAAGGGTACGTTCCCAACGTTCTTTACACCTGCGGCGCGCTGGTTCACGGCGATCAGCTGATTCTGCCCTACGGCCTATCCGATCGCGTGACGGGCTTCGCCCTGATTTCCTTGAACGAAATTCTGGCCTCGATGTCCTAGAAGAAAGAGGATTATTATGACGTTAGCCGATCGTGAACGGATTCGATTGCATCAAGACAAGGAGGAGAACCAGGGACCTTCACCGGACTCTCCGTTGAAAGTCTGGATTTTCGTCGTCCTCCTGGGAGTCATCATCGGGATGGCGCTCTATCATTACCGGTAAGACATGAACAAGATCGGTGAAGCGTTTGCGTTTGTGCCGCCGTTTGGTTGGGAGGAATCCCGGCGGGGGGCGACTCTGGTTTTCCGGCAACTGGAGCGGGAGCTGCGGGTCTCTTTCTGGCCTCTCAAAGAGAAAGGATCGCTCAAAAAGAAAACGGCGGCTCTCGAGGAGCTGAAGCAAACGGCGCTGAAGGCCATCGGGAGGGATTTAAAGAATACGAACCTGCGCGTTGCCATCCCGCTCAGCCGCGTAGACGAAAATAAGTTGGAGTTCTGGGTCCAGTCCCTTGGCACCCGCGACGGAACCACGCTGATCTGTTCGGCGGTCGCGTGCAGCCCCCTGGGCATTCTGATGGTCTCGCTCGAAGCGCCGAACAAACCCCGATCCTTTCCAATCTTTGTCGATTTCCTCCGCTCGGTGCACAAAGCATAATCATAGGGGACGTAGTTTAGTTTTTCACTTTCCCCTAATCGAAAATGTACGCAACAAACAACTACAAAACTAAACAGCGTCCCCTAGCCCTACCGTCCTAGCCCACCTTTATTTTCGCTGGGCCTTATCCAGCAGGGTAAGCACATAGAAAAAGATCGCCCGTAATTGTTCGAAGAGGCTCTCCAGCTCCCCGATTTCATCGTCGGAGGACATCGTGACCTGGGCGGCGAAGTCCCCTCCCACCACCTTCGTGGCGACCTGGACGATATGATCGATGCGATTAAAAATCAACCGACGCAGCAGGATCATGATGAGGAGCGGAATAATCACGATGATCACAAGGATCACGACCAGGAGCCGTTGTTCCATCTGCCTGAAACTGTAGTAAGTCGAGGCCACATCCTTGGCATCGCGCAAGACAAAGAGGCCGCCGATTTTCTGGCGAGTCGGGTCATCATAGAGCGGGAAGACCCCCCGCACGAAAAGCGAGTTCCCTTTCTTGAGCCGCTCGAGCACCCGGCCTCCATCGGGAACCGAGTCCAGATCGCCCGAAAAACGAAGCACGCTCGAATCCTCAAATGTTTTGTCGATGATCACGACATCCCGGTGGTCGTCCCAATTATCAGGCTGCTGAAGATATTGACGCGTCGCCGCGTAGTCCTTTCGGTTCAGAAACGTTTTTTTAAGGACTATTCCGTAATCATCGCCCGTCTGTAATTTCATCTGTCGAAGGAAATGACCGATTTCCTCCCCCATCTCCGTATAGCCGATGAGTTTCCCGCGCGAATCCCTGAAAGGCATGACGTTTCTCACCACAAAGCCGGACAAGCCCAATTCGTTGCCCGTGACGGGCTTGTGCGTTTTGACGCACGCTTCGAAGCTCAGACGCCCCAACAGGTCCCCGAATCGGGTGGGGTTTTGCAGCCGCAAGAAAACCGTCTTGGCCGGTTCCGGAAGAATAAAAATCCAGTTCGTGATGTTGTATTGGTTCTTGAGTGTCTCGAAAAGCGGACGGGTCACCGCCATCAACTGAGCCCGATCCTGCTGGGCCATCGCCGACTGGATCAGAGGATTAGTCATGAGGCTCTCGGAAGCCGCCGCCATTTTGGCGATATTGTTTTCCCTTAAAACACTGAAAAGTTTCTCCGCGTTGCGCAGGGAATCCTGGGCCAGCACATTCATATTGTGGTTATAACTCTGGCGCAGCGCGGCCAGAAGGATGGCGGCTCCGACCGCAAAGGTGGCGACGATCGTCGACAGGATTTTGAATTTAATGGAATGAGATCGCATAGACTTTTCTCCGGATCGCTTAAAGTTCGACCGTTGTCTTAAGAATTTCGACCGCCGCCGCCTTCAATTTCTCAATCACGGCTGGATCATCCGGTGAATTCGGACCGATCATCCCGATCGGCACCCCGGCCTTGAGTCCAATTTGCCCCTTGACGATAAACGCGTTCTGGCCCGTTTCTGCAATTTTCTTCTCAATGGCCATTCGTAAATCATAGAGTTTGCCCATAATGCCCCCTTCAGAATCTACTCATTGTTTAGCCTACAAAACAAATATGAAAAATAAACATGCCTCCGGCAAGTGAAATGTGTTGGCCAAAGAATGAACTGTTTAGAAAGTACAGCTGACACGCACGATGAATTCCCGGGAGGGCCCTGGGAGGGGAGCGTGACTGCTGTCGTAAGGTTGGATGTAATTATAGCCGGAACCGAATAGGTCAAAGATTCCCGCTCCGACGTCAAGTCCCTTAAGAAAAACGTCTTTTTTCCTCACATAAAGATTGATCATGACCGCGGTGGATTCCCGCCGCAAGAGCATATTCCCGAAAGGATCCTGCCTGTAATAGCCGTATCGTTCGGCCAGCACGATCGCTGAAGGATTCATACTGAAGCCGTGACCTAACGCATAACTTCCATTCAGCGCGACTTTATGCACCGGCCAACCCAGCAAAACATCCTGACGGCCAGGAACCGCGTAAAGAGGAACACGATTCTGCGTGGCCGAATAGAACGAATAGGAAATGTCTGCGTAGTTTGGGCCGCTCTTCCACCGGCCGGTGAGTTCGAAGCCGTGAGTCCCGATGGGATCGTCGTTGCTGTAAAATTCCGAGCCCGTCACCGGGTCGTTATGATAAACAATCGGACGACGAATTTTCGTGTTGAAGAAGGCGACTGACGCGAACAGGTCCTCGCGGAAACAATAGCCTGTCTCAAGTTCATAGGTCGTCAGGTATTCGGGACGGATGTCGGAGTTGAGGCGGATGTTCTCAAGACTCGGTGTCCGAAAAGCCTCGCTGTAAAGCGCCTTCAGGTGCCAGCGGTCCCAAAGCTTCGTCCAGGCCACGCGCGGGACCAGGGAGTCTTTATACAGACTATGATGTTCGTAACGGCCGCCGCTGACCAAGGTCCCCCAGGACGACAACTCCATCTGCCCTTGCGCGTAATAGGCTGCGTTCCTGTAGGTGATCTTGCGGTTATTGCCCGGCCAGAGCCCGGTGTCGGGAGTGTCATCGGAAACCTTTGCGTGGTCCTGTTGGAACTCCAGCCCGCCCAGAAAAACAAACTGGCGAGAGTATTCATACTTGGCCAATAGACTTTCCTTATAGCGATCAAATGTTTTGTCGTACAGAAAAAATACATCGCGCTCGTTCCAGGGCCGGTGCTGGTTGAAGTTAAATCGGGGCGTAATCGTCCAGCGTGCCGCGGGCTGCAGATCGTAGCCGACTTCCGCCAGATAGAAAGAGCTGTTGATCTGCGAAGCATCCGCCTGGTTTATCCCGAAAGCATCGCGTTGAGTGGTAAAAAATTGGTCGGCAATAAACCGGCTGTGAAATCCCCCCTTTTCGACCCCCAGATTCAAGCCCCGAGAAATCAGATCAGAATTTCCCTTCATGGGGTAGGTCTCTCCGGTCACGTCGGTGTACAGGCGGTCGCTGCGCTGAGATTGGCCAAAATGAGCCGCTCCACTGAGACGCCAATTCGTGTCTCCGCTACCGTAATGCATATCCACCTGACGATCATCTCCGCCTTTCCAGCCACGGCCATAGAGGCCTGCGACTTGCACGCCTTTCTCCGCTGCTCCGCGCGTGTGAATATCGATCACCGCCACTTCCGCATTGCCTCCATAGAGCACCGAACCAGGTCCACGGATCACTTCAATCCGTTCGATTTGCTGGACGGGGATTCGGTCGATTTGTGTTCCTCCATACCCAAGATCGTTGTACTCCTGCCCATCGACCCGAACGAGCACTTTTCCTTCCTGGCCCCATAACCCGCGAAAACCTATTCCAATGATTCCTTGAATATCGACCCCAAACTCGATGCCCGGCACTAATCGCAACACGTCAAAAAGGTTTCGCGCGCCGGAATCGCGGATTTCGTCGCGGGTAATGATCGTCAGGATGCCGGGAGACTCTCTCAAGGGAAGGGACGTCTTGGTTGTCACACTCGTCTTGGCGTTGAGCGTCTGCTCGAGTGAAAGTTTTTCGTACTCGAAGAACTCGAAGACGTCGTTCGTCTGCGGCCAGACCGGGGCAATAGCACCAAACAGGAAACCGCCGAGCATCAGAAAGCGAAACTCGTTGGTCTTGCGGCCTCTTCGTGATCCTGCAGCCATAGTCATATGCCCTGTAACAACCACGTGACCATTCTTCAAGGAAACAAAAGGTTAACGAATCAAGGACACCGTACGCCAAACATCGAGATCAGGATGAATCGCGCGCCCGGCAACCCCTTCCTGGACAGCTGGAGCGATGAAGAATGGCTGGTTCAGTTTTCTTATTTTTGCCGGGAGAGAAGCGTCTGAATCTCGCCAATGCCGTCGGGTGTGGTCAGGACTGAAATGACGTCTCCTTCCTGAAGAACGGTCCTGCCGCTCGGGACCAGGTACCGGTCGTCCCGGCAAACGAGGGTAATCAGGCTGTCGGCTGGCAGCCCCAGTTGCGTCAGGCTGTTGCCGGCGACCGCTGAATTGAAGGGAACGATGAACTCCTCAAGGCAAGCGTCAATGGCTCCCGGCGCGTCGAATTCCAGCGGCGAATGCCGCTTCCGCTGAAACGGAACCTCGACCCGAAGCCAGCGCGCCACCCGGGCGATCGAAGGCCCCTGCAGCATCACGGAAACCACCACGGTGAAAAAGACCAGGTTGAAATACGTTTCGGCCCGTGGGAGTCTGGCCACGAGCGGAAACGTCGCCAGGATAATCGGAGCGGCGCCTCGTAATCCCACCCACGACACCATGGCCTTTTTCCGGGCGGACAGGCCCGATCCGATCAGGCTGATGAAAACGCTCGCCGGCCGCGCCACAAAAACCAGGAAAAATGAAAGCCAAAGCCCCGGCCAGAACACCCGGGGCAGATGCACCGGAAGCACCAAGAGTCCCAGGATCAGGAACATGCTGATCTGCATGAGCCAGGCCAGCCCGTCCTGAAAACGGGTCATGGTCTTTTTGTGAAAGTAATCCTTCCCGGCCAGGACAAGACCCGCCAGATAAACCGCAAGAAATCCGCTGCCGCCCAGAAACGAGGCCAGGCTGTACGTCAGGAGCACCATGGCCAAGAGGAGCACCGAGTAGAGACCTTCGTGCTCGAGTTTGAGACGCTGCAGGACGAGCACCATCCCTCGCCCGGCGAGATACCCGATTCCCCCGCCAAGTCCCATCTGGGTCACGAAAAGAAGCAGCAGGCTCGCGGGAGACTTCATCGGATGCTGAATCAGGCTGATCAACCCGATCGTGAGGAACACCGCCATCGGGTCGTTGCTGCCGGACTCAAACTCGAGCAGCGGGCGGATCGGTTCTTTCAAGCTGACTTTCTGGGATTTCAGGACCGTGAAGACCGCGGCGGCATCCGTCGATGAAACGATGGCTCCAAACAGCAGGCCCTCCAGCCACGTAAAGGAGAGGAACTGCTGGGCGAACCACCCCACCAGAACCGTGGTCAGCAGGACCCCGAGGGTTGAAAGCGAAGCCCCCATCCACAAGACCGGACGGATTTCTTTGGAACGGGTCTGCAAAGCGCCGGCGAAAAGAATAAAGACCAGCGCGATCACCCCGAGCGCCTGCGCCAGGGGCGCATTATGGAAAGGAACGCCGCCCGGGCCGTTGGCGCCGGCCAGCATCCCGATGCCGAGAAACAGGAGCAGCGCCGGGACCCCGAAACGGTCGGCAACGGTGTTGGCAAAAATGCTCGCCAGCAGCAGAACAGACCCCAGCAAAAGCCAATGTTCCAGAGAAACCATGGACCATAGGATAGCTTGAGATTAAGGAGAATTACAAAGGAAACTCTTTGAGCGTGTCGGTTTTCTTTCGGGGGACCAGAACAAAAACAAGGAGAGGCAACGCCAGAAAACTGCCGACGATCCCCCGGGCGATATCCTGCCAGTCAAAAACCCTTGATGGGACACAGATCTGAATCGTTTCCTCCAAAGCCACAACGATGGCGGCGAAAGCACAGGCCGCCCCGGCGGCTCTTCCTGGCGAAATCCACTTTTCTGATAGAGGACGATAAAAAAGGTACGCCAGAAACCCCGCTTGAATAAAATGGATCCCTTCCTCCGGCGCAAAGACCCAGTAACGGATGATCAGAACATAAATACAACTGATCAGGACCAACACCAGAGTCCTGAAAAAGGACTTAAACCCTCCGCGCTTCGCGAATGAATTCGTTACGCCAACAACCAGGACCAGCACGATAAGCCCTATCGAAAACCGCAAAAGCCCCCGCGCCCGAAACCAGCTGATAACCGGTCGAACAAAGGGAACGCTGAGCCAAAGATAGACGCTCATGCCCAGCGCAGGCATCCAGGATTTCATGGCTCCTCCACCGGATGACACCATTGCCCATCGCAAAGGATACTGAAGGAATCCCGCTGATCCGTCCGGAGAATCCGCTGATGAAGTTCTGGATACGACTCCACACGGGGCAGCTGGTATGGGTTTGGGCCCACAGAAAGAGCGATCCAGGGGATGGTCTGGAACCGGCGCGCCAACCCGGGAGCCAGAATATCCCCATGATGAGGCCAGGTCACCACCTGCAGCGTGGCGCCTGTTTGCCGCAGGCGCTGCTCCACCGAAAGAAGAACGGATTCCTGCACAGTCGGGTCAAGGTCGCCCAAAAACAAAAGGGCGCTCCGGCCATAGAAAACGAGAACCACCAGGCCGTTGGCGTGGAGGGACCCCCCGGGAGAAGACAGGGCCATCCCTTCGACCGTGAGCGCTCCCCCATTCACGGAGATCTTGAGATCGCGATCAATCGTTTGGATGGCCGTGCCTTTTCGTCTTAACGATTCGAGTTCGGGCGGGAAGGAACCCTCGCTGGACCGATAGAGCGTCTGGAGGCGGGGCCCCTTCCAACCGTCGAGCAAACTCCCGACATGGTCGGGGTGAGCATGCGTGATGAAAACCGCATCCACCAGGCGAATCCCCCGAGCATTCAATGCCTGGCGGATCAAACCGCTGTCTTCCGCGCGGCCAACATCGATCAGTCCAGACCATTCACATCGGCCATTCTTTTCAAGACAGAGGAGAGCGCTCTCCCCATAAGCCACGTTCAGTGCTCGAATGCTGAGATGCGCTTGCGCCAGTTGGACAACCAGACCGCAACCCAGGATCGCCCCGAAACAACCCGTGATGGCCCTCCGCAAAATAAACACCGGAATCTCTCCTCCGTGGTCCGTCAATAGATGATACTAACGATAACGCCTCCTGGGTATTTCGACTCATTGACACGTTCCCGTCGTTGATTGATAATGAGCAAGGTTACGGCAAGGTTACAACCATTCGATTCACTTCCTCATTAAACGAGGTTTTGTGTCTGAGACTCCTCCTGCAGACGGGCCCGGCAACGAAGACATAAACGCCCTCCCCCCCGAACGGGAACAGCGGCGGTACGCGCGCATGATTCTCTCCGGAGACAGCGCGGTGCTGATGTCGCGCCCGGGACAGAGACGCCCCCTGAACGGCAAAATCCTGAACGCCAGCTTAAGCGGCGTTTCGTTTGATCCGGCCAGCCAGCACCGGCTCCAACTCGGCGACTCCGCGACGGTGGAGTGGGCGCCGACTCCGTATCTCCGGACACCCCGAATACTCAAGCGTTATAAATTTACAGGCCAGGTGGTGCGCGTCGACGAAGGCGGAAGCGTCGGGATCCGATTTCACCGGCTGATCCCGGAACAAATCCAGCGCGTGGATACGCGGCCCCAGCGTTTCTCCGCGGTGGGGGTCGCGGACTGCTGGCGGGCCTGATCGTGGTTCTGAAGGTTCACAACATTATCTTCTACTGGTGGGCTCCCCTCATCAACACGTACAGCCTTCTGGTCTGTACCTATATTTTCTGGCGGGTGGCGATGTCCATGTTCTACCGGGAACCCCAGGATGCCGGGTATATGCCCTCGGTCTCGATGATCATCTCCGCCAAAAATGAAGAACACCATATCCGGGAAACACTGGAACACGTTTTTGCTTCGCGTTATCCGAGAGAGCTACTGGAAGTCCTTGTGGTGGATGACGGCTCCACCGACCGGACGTGGGAGATCCTTGAGGAATTATCCTTTTTGCATCCGAGGAGATTGCGAACGTTCCGCCATGAAACCAACAAAGGCAAACGTTTCGCCATGGCCCTGGGCGCTCAGAAAGCACAGAATGAAATCCTGGTCTACATCGACTCGGACAGTTTGATCGACCCGGAAGCGCTTTACCGCGTCGTCCAGCCGTTTCACGACCGCTCGATCGGCGCGGTGGGAGGAGAAATCGGCGTGGTTGTTGAAAAGGACAACTTCTTTTCAAAGATGGAAGTGGTCCGTTACCAGATCTCCCAACGGGTGATTAAAGCCTCCGAGAGTCTCTTTAACTCGGTGACGTGTTGCTCAGGCCCTCTGGCGGCGTATCGCCGCGTCTCCGTCCTGCGCGTGCTGCCGGCCTGGCTCAATCAAACCTTTCGCGGCCGGCGCACCACCTTCGGAGACGACCGTAGCTTAACCAACTTCATCCTGCGAACGCACCGGGTGGTCTTTCATCACGGCGCCATCTGCCGGACCTATGTTCCAAACCGTTTGAAAACATATCTTCGCCAGCAGCTACGGTGGAAAAAGTCCTGGTCCAGGGAAACGATCATCGCCAGCGGCTTCATGTGGCGCAAACACCCGATGGCGGCGGTTCCTTTTTATCTCGGGATCCTGGTGACGTTGTTGTCGCCGCTGATTGCCCTGCGGGCGCTTTTTTACCTGCCGGTTTTCCTGTCGGTCAGCTGTCTCCCGTATCTGACGGGACTGGCCCTGATTAACTTTCTGCTGGCCAGCGTGTTCTTCTACTACACCCGCTCGCGGTACTGGCCCTATCTTCTGGCTTTCGTCGCCTTCTATATCGGTATTTTGTCCTGGCAGACCTATTACGCGATCACAACTATTCCACGCAACCACTGGGGGACCCGCTGAGCACTGAGGCGATCACCACCGAGTATTTTCCAAACGATACGTACCACTGGCAGTGGAGCGCTTTTTGGCTTGTGGTCGCGGGGGTCGCCGTGTTGTTGTGGGTAAGTTTTTTTCATGCGGTGCCGCCGTCGGCCCCGCCGCTGTCGCCGCATTCAGCCGGCTACGACTGGTATCTGGTTCTGCACCTGCCGGAAACACCGAATGACCCTTATCAAGCGGCGGTGGCGGGAAGAAATCTGCACATCTGGCTCACTGCGCTCAAACGCGGAGGCTATCAACCGCTGCTTTTTTCCGATGCGCAGTCCCGCCTGTCGCGGGGTCTTGGCCTGCCGCAACGGGCCGTGGTACTGGTTTACGACCCGGGCTTCCACCGCACGTTCGATACCGTTTCCCCTATTCTGCTCAACCACCGCGTACCGGTGGTCTGGGTGACCAATCACACCGCGGTCCTGCGCGGAGACCGACACTACATGAACCGCCGCGAAATGCGCCGGATGCTCCAGAGCGGTTACTGGGACATCGGTTTTTCCGGAGACGGCTTCTGGTCTCAAGGCACTCCGGAAGAGCGCCGGCAGGTTCAATTCAACCCGGCGCTCCGGCTGAGCTGGGCGCCGGAAACCGGGCGACAGGCCATCAACTGGTTATCGGCTCTCAACGCCGTTCACCGGCTGGATATAGGTTCCCGATGGACCGCTGAAGACCTTTTGGACCGGCTGGCCACGGAACTGCCGCTGCAGGGAACCAGCCGGCTGGGCCTGCGGATGATCAGGGGCCGGCTCTGGGGCATTATTATTCCCTCGGCTCAGGAAGCCAGCGCGTTTTCGCTTCAGACTCCGCTCACCGGCACATCGCGAACCCTTTACTGGCTGGGAACGCAGGGGCTGCAGGACGCCCGCCTCGAGCTTCAGGCGTCTTCTTTCTTCGGACAATTTTTCCTGTGGCTGCGCTCCGGCGATAACCGGCAGGACGGCGTGGGCATCGGATTTTCGCGGGAGGAGGTCTTTCTCGATCAACGGACCGGATCCAAACGTCACCGTCTGGCGGTCCTGCCGCGAAAACCGGCGGGCAACACCCTTCAGGCGACCGTGACGCTCTCTGGCCAGGAGCTGCAGATCAGCGGACCGGATCTCCCCACGACAACGGTGAGCTTGAGCCCGGCCCCGACGACCGGACGCGGGCTGGTCCGTATCGCGGTCTACGATCATGTGAGGGGAGCGGCCCGGGCCGAAGACGTCAACGTGATTTTGACTCCTTTGACTCCCCTGGAACACCGCTGAGGCGGTCGAATGAAAAAATCCTCTTCAATGTTGTCATTGCGAGGAGCGAAGCGACGGAGCAAGCTATCCTCAATAACAGATCGCCACGGTCGCCACACAACTGGCGACCTCGCGATGACAGCAGTGGCCCTTTTGAGCAGACAGCTGGTGATACTTCTTCTTCCCGCTCTTCTCCTTGCGCAACCGCCTTCCGGACCGGAACTGCAGCGGGCCGCGGTGCGGTTTTACCAATCCGGCCGATACAAAGCGGCGATCCCTCTTTATAGGCAGCTGACCGAATCCAATCCTTCCGACACAGGCCTCCAGAAGGATTTTTTGATCCTGCTCTGGCTGGACCACCGGTATGCCGACTCCGTATCCGTCGGGAAAACGCTGACCGCTCAGGCACCGGACGACTTTGAAACGTGGTTTATTTATGCGCGGTCGCTGCTGGCCAGCGGATCCCGCGAAGAAGCGCTGGCCGCCTTCCGGCGCTGCCAGGAACTCCAGCCCGGAAAGAAGGAAATCGAACTGGCGCAGGGACGGCTGGACGGACTCTTGCGCCACTATGACGCGGCTCTGTCACGCCTGCGAACGCTGGTTCAGGACCATCCGCGATTCAAACAAGCCTGGCCGGAACTCGCTCACCTCGAACAGATCACCCACCATTATCCGCAAGCGGCCGCGGCCTGGGCTCACGCGGCGGATTTCTATCCGGACCGCTCCGGTTATGCTTTTCATTGGGCGGAATCGCTGTATTACAGCGGGCAGAAGGAGGCGGCCCGGGACCACTTGAAAAAACTGATCGCGGCGGATCCGCCCTATTGGCCGGCGTTTGATTTTCTAACGGACGAGGCTCTGGCCCGCGG is a genomic window containing:
- a CDS encoding glycoside hydrolase family 130 protein, with amino-acid sequence MKRPLLNSRILTVRRTEIRLAPDQSRVVLRHLRFGTDEEYVRIIRRALALSEADVHRTLNRVLAEFSSRHRQLSDHFLTRFRHVEQFLPASSAGGPADSDLSEDRKQLIGSYFLFEYSVESAGLFNPSIIPHPDQSGLPEGHLRFLLSLRSTGEGHLSSISFRSGVIDDRRGISIDPPARFLTEPELIENPSYHKTLFGRKAAELGLAGEWTDHVLDRLPDTFTLTNLRDSLRDALGATANRRFEDHPIAESLWLLAKCNYEICFPPEQDLSECVIMPVTPLQSNGIEDVRLVAHQEENGQTIYYATYTAYDGRHVLPQLFTTEDFRHFKFTTLNGPGAKNKGMALFPRKINGLYTMLSRQDGDSLFLTTSDNIHFWSETRRIIEPVYPWEVVKMGNCGSPIETKDGWLVLSHGVGPLRQYCLGAFLLDRNDPSRVIGRLREPLMRPEGIEREGYVPNVLYTCGALVHGDQLILPYGLSDRVTGFALISLNEILASMS
- a CDS encoding cache domain-containing protein, producing MRSHSIKFKILSTIVATFAVGAAILLAALRQSYNHNMNVLAQDSLRNAEKLFSVLRENNIAKMAAASESLMTNPLIQSAMAQQDRAQLMAVTRPLFETLKNQYNITNWIFILPEPAKTVFLRLQNPTRFGDLLGRLSFEACVKTHKPVTGNELGLSGFVVRNVMPFRDSRGKLIGYTEMGEEIGHFLRQMKLQTGDDYGIVLKKTFLNRKDYAATRQYLQQPDNWDDHRDVVIIDKTFEDSSVLRFSGDLDSVPDGGRVLERLKKGNSLFVRGVFPLYDDPTRQKIGGLFVLRDAKDVASTYYSFRQMEQRLLVVILVIIVIIPLLIMILLRRLIFNRIDHIVQVATKVVGGDFAAQVTMSSDDEIGELESLFEQLRAIFFYVLTLLDKAQRK
- a CDS encoding TonB-dependent receptor, which gives rise to MAAGSRRGRKTNEFRFLMLGGFLFGAIAPVWPQTNDVFEFFEYEKLSLEQTLNAKTSVTTKTSLPLRESPGILTIITRDEIRDSGARNLFDVLRLVPGIEFGVDIQGIIGIGFRGLWGQEGKVLVRVDGQEYNDLGYGGTQIDRIPVQQIERIEVIRGPGSVLYGGNAEVAVIDIHTRGAAEKGVQVAGLYGRGWKGGDDRQVDMHYGSGDTNWRLSGAAHFGQSQRSDRLYTDVTGETYPMKGNSDLISRGLNLGVEKGGFHSRFIADQFFTTQRDAFGINQADASQINSSFYLAEVGYDLQPAARWTITPRFNFNQHRPWNERDVFFLYDKTFDRYKESLLAKYEYSRQFVFLGGLEFQQDHAKVSDDTPDTGLWPGNNRKITYRNAAYYAQGQMELSSWGTLVSGGRYEHHSLYKDSLVPRVAWTKLWDRWHLKALYSEAFRTPSLENIRLNSDIRPEYLTTYELETGYCFREDLFASVAFFNTKIRRPIVYHNDPVTGSEFYSNDDPIGTHGFELTGRWKSGPNYADISYSFYSATQNRVPLYAVPGRQDVLLGWPVHKVALNGSYALGHGFSMNPSAIVLAERYGYYRQDPFGNMLLRRESTAVMINLYVRKKDVFLKGLDVGAGIFDLFGSGYNYIQPYDSSHAPLPGPSREFIVRVSCTF
- a CDS encoding potassium/proton antiporter codes for the protein MVSLEHWLLLGSVLLLASIFANTVADRFGVPALLLFLGIGMLAGANGPGGVPFHNAPLAQALGVIALVFILFAGALQTRSKEIRPVLWMGASLSTLGVLLTTVLVGWFAQQFLSFTWLEGLLFGAIVSSTDAAAVFTVLKSQKVSLKEPIRPLLEFESGSNDPMAVFLTIGLISLIQHPMKSPASLLLLFVTQMGLGGGIGYLAGRGMVLVLQRLKLEHEGLYSVLLLAMVLLTYSLASFLGGSGFLAVYLAGLVLAGKDYFHKKTMTRFQDGLAWLMQISMFLILGLLVLPVHLPRVFWPGLWLSFFLVFVARPASVFISLIGSGLSARKKAMVSWVGLRGAAPIILATFPLVARLPRAETYFNLVFFTVVVSVMLQGPSIARVARWLRVEVPFQRKRHSPLEFDAPGAIDACLEEFIVPFNSAVAGNSLTQLGLPADSLITLVCRDDRYLVPSGRTVLQEGDVISVLTTPDGIGEIQTLLSRQK
- a CDS encoding VanZ family protein, encoding MKSWMPALGMSVYLWLSVPFVRPVISWFRARGLLRFSIGLIVLVLVVGVTNSFAKRGGFKSFFRTLVLVLISCIYVLIIRYWVFAPEEGIHFIQAGFLAYLFYRPLSEKWISPGRAAGAACAFAAIVVALEETIQICVPSRVFDWQDIARGIVGSFLALPLLVFVLVPRKKTDTLKEFPL
- a CDS encoding MBL fold metallo-hydrolase, with protein sequence MFILRRAITGCFGAILGCGLVVQLAQAHLSIRALNVAYGESALLCLEKNGRCEWSGLIDVGRAEDSGLIRQALNARGIRLVDAVFITHAHPDHVGSLLDGWKGPRLQTLYRSSEGSFPPELESLRRKGTAIQTIDRDLKISVNGGALTVEGMALSSPGGSLHANGLVVLVFYGRSALLFLGDLDPTVQESVLLSVEQRLRQTGATLQVVTWPHHGDILAPGLARRFQTIPWIALSVGPNPYQLPRVESYPELHQRILRTDQRDSFSILCDGQWCHPVEEP